One region of Asterias rubens chromosome 5, eAstRub1.3, whole genome shotgun sequence genomic DNA includes:
- the LOC117290006 gene encoding trithorax group protein osa-like isoform X1, protein MKMAASTACKQVKWFFRRMIKKSEPDEEGGEKEEEEGGGGGGGEKPKKQPETPVKAKNIKWQYDAEELFNLRDSPATKRKPICLSEEYCDDNGVWDPEKWHGSLSGKRSRGPSPLTLQEGGRDRKKFTGDVKDRLKDDKDGIILSPQRRSFGHGCSVTTPLNTTLPTHLGSNFSSDRDKDNIPRTLPTRRIGSGRIITRNRSLDEEREVDVRDRPRDRVDRDREGGTGRDGGRYGDRDNNPRVINRRGSHGTADRSWRAPRHEEPEWFTEGPESQSDTIVLRGFSNKHMDDSGSDTEAKDTGNTGPSVADRNGSMETASSSSPEGGRERFENSHNTSGTTPSKDFDINDFFKFADNIPMPMVASPDEAERTGKSRFSHLFTSTVSRSRSSSTSRSNSRKSSLHDDELDFLNELTHRNSPALMSPASVFTPIKPMGDHGSHRQSHPSSQQPQTQQSLLHILQSGGQGRSAQNYPAPQGQVKSLAEIEAGLKQTTITTRPAMGRTTPPAPVPLSNTMAQSSRERMNQLGGLFSMMAGQSKEDQTAFNRFVSSMRAAGSLPNAGMQHPVEGRSLSPIEVQLLRQHMTPSPQPPAQQMFSHTHPPHSVNSPALSMAAMMGGDGQHQQQGVVLGSQGRRPHGQAVPPTLQVPDIVNRVPSPINQEVMATMMPQVPQPQTRQQPHLLKPTPTNQQEVINALLQQASTNPTLAAALRNQAGMTPQGGMSPVGRVPSPAIHQDLLHQALLPPHTPRTPSPIAFGQQSPLPGGRSPIPFGLPGATSPLLPNARSPIMPASPSATPIRPRVPSPQELAKHTQNILQQALIKRQLEVQKEKFMARESASRSKSPGPQGPGGGMMQQMPPVQMGSGQMVPGQMGPGQMPPGQMVPGQMGPGQMHPGQMPPGQMGPGQMHPGQMGPGGVPMGPGGIPERWGPQQITTTFTNPPPTTPTKTMPKLATAFTPTSVIRKMHETRAEAKMAGSADPKTPGEAKEGDRTSDTIPGSPQHTPAPGDKSSSSIKTPTVTLTTATPPRSSDGGSVLGSPSRVRVALSPQGGLSPMHKPNMVPDQQQSSPHRQPMKQQKQAGENLMGQQQQKMQPPLSPAHQPHSSPSRHPGRHPEQQQHHQPHNHNQPGPEHNFSGDRNRRQQPQSRPNSHSPIPPNMAGHRGVSPRPMGPPFGAGGMPRMNPGMMTSPAAAQAQVQAQAAALAQATLIRGALFQQATMPSPMRGGNPFPQMQQQQQQQQQQQQQQQQQQQQTQQTRPGVSPQLASMQLILNQMNAFQGALAAGMQQKQQHQQQQQQQQQHRPPQAGQQQFNQQDMFKHLSEMSAPQHQSQHLHQQQQHHQQQQHQQHMQQFMSPQPTNYHINDSGIGMNGSSQESRHSPVNQLAKWFGADVLKQPMSQMTPVLPQGQKVMSVEELERQQQVVG, encoded by the exons GTGATGTCAAAGATCGTTTAAAGGATGACAAAGATGGCATTATTCTGAGCCCCCAGCGCCGCAGCTTTGGGCACGGCTGCAGCGTCACAACCCCTCTCAACACCACTCTCCCCACCCATCTGGGCTCAAACTTCAGCAGCGATCGGGATAAGGATAACATTCCCCGCACTCTGCCGACGCGCCGCATCGGGAGCGGCCGAATCATCACGCGAAACCGCTCCCTAGACGAGGAGAGGGAGGTAGACGTGAGGGATCGGCCCCGAGACCGAGTAGACCGAGATAGAGAAGGGGGCACTGGCAGAGACGGTGGTAGATACGGTGATAGAGACAACAACCCCAGGGTCATTAACAGACGAGGAAGCCATGGTACTGCTGACCGATCAT GGAGAGCACCAAGACACGAGGAGCCAGAGTGGTTTACCGAGGGACCGGAGAGCCAGTCAGACACCATCGTACTGCGTGGTTTTAGCAACAAGCACATGGATGACAGTGGAAGCGACACAGAGGCCAAGGATACAG GAAACACGGGTCCATCAGTCGCAGATCGTAACGGTAGTATGGAGACGGCAAGCTCCAGCTCCCCAGAGGGTGGACGGGAGCGATTTGAGAACAGCCACAACACCAGCGGCACCACGCCCAGCAAGGATTTCGACATCAATGACTTCTTCAAGTTTGCTGACAATATTCCCATGCCG ATGGTTGCTAGTCCTGATGAAGCCGAGCGGACCGGTAAGAGTAGATTCAGTCATCTCTTCACGTCCACGGTGAGTCGTAGCAGGAGCAGCAGCACAAGTCGTAGCAACAGCAGGAAGTCTTCTCTTCATGACGACGAACTGGACTTCTTGAATG AATTGACACATCGAAACAGTCCAGCGCTGATGTCGCCTGCGTCTGTGTTCACGCCAATCAAACCCATGGGTGACCACGGGTCCCATCGCCAGTCCCATCCTTCGTCCCAGCAACCTCAGACCCAGCAGTCTCTACTGCATATCCTGCAGAGCGGCGGTCAGGGACGCTCGGCCCAGAACTACCCTg CGCCACAAGGCCAGGTGAAGAGTCTCGCCGAGATAGAAGCCGGCCTGAAGCAGACCACCATCACCACTAGACCGGCGATGGGCAGGACCACTCCGCCCGCCCCTGTACCTCTGAGCAACACCATGGCCCAGTCCAGCAGGGAGAGGATGAACCAGCTTGGTGGACTGTTCAGCATGATGGCCGGACAGTCCAAGGAAGATCAGACTGCGTTCAATCGCTTTGTGTCCAGCATGAGGGCTGCTGGAAGTCTGCCAAATGCTGGCATG CAGCATCCAGTGGAGGGGCGCTCCCTCTCTCCTATCGAGGTACAACTCCTGCGCCAGCACATGACGCCCTCCCCTCAACCCCCAGCCCAGCAGATGTTCAGCCACACCCATCCTCCTCACAGCGTCAATAGCCCCGCCCTCAGCATGGCGGCCATGATGGGCGGCGACGGGCAGCATCAGCAACAAGGCGTTGTCCTTGGGAGCCAGGGGAGGCGACCCCATGGGCAGGCTGTGCCCCCTACACTGCAGGTTCCTGATATAGTGAACAG AGTTCCCTCCCCGATCAACCAGGAGGTCATGGCGACCATGATGCCCCAGGTGCCCCAACCCCAGACCAGACAGCAGCCCCATCTCCTCAAGCCAACCCCAACCAACCAGCAAGAGGTGATCAACGCCCTCCTGCAGCAGGCTTCAACCAACCCGACCCTGGCCGCCGCCCTGAGGAACCAGGCCGGCATGACGCCCCAGGGCGGGATGAGTCCCGTGGGTAGAGTGCCGTCGCCGGCGATTCACCAGGATTTGCTTCACCAGGCGCTGCTGCCGCCTCACACACCCAGGACACCATCACCTATAG CTTTTGGCCAGCAGTCGCCCCTCCCTGGGGGTCGAAGCCCAATACCCTTTGGCTTACCGGGTGCAACCTCGCCCCTCCTGCCCAATGCACGGTCCCCTATCATGCCGGCTAGTCCAAGTGCGACACCCATTCGCCCCCGTGTGCCGTCACCCCAAGAGTTGGCCAAACACACCCAGAACATCCTGCAGCAGGCGTTGATCAAGCGGCAGCTGGAAGTTCAGAAGGAGAAGTTTATGGCCAGAGAGTCTGCAAG CAGGTCCAAGTCACCGGGTCCACAAGGGCCGGGCGGTGGCATGATGCAACAAATGCCCCCTGTTCAGATGGGCTCTGGGCAGATGGTCCCTGGCCAGATGGGCCCTGGGCAAATGCCCCCTGGGCAAATGGTCCCTGGCCAGATGGGGCCTGGGCAAATGCATCCTGGACAGATGCCCCCTGGCCAGATGGGCCCTGGGCAAATGCATCCTGGCCAGATGGGACCAGGAGGGGTCCCGATGGGTCCAGGAGGGATACCAGAGAGATGGGGACCTCAGCAGATTACGACGACGTTCACCAACCCTCCTCCGACTACCCCTACCAAG ACAATGCCAAAGTTAGCTACTGCATTTACGCCAACATCGGTGATCCGTAAGATGCACGAGACACGAGCAGAGGCAAAGATGGCTGGCAGTGCTGACCCCAAGACGCCGGGTGAAGCAAAGGAAGGTGACAGGACCTCAG ACACTATACCTGGTTCCCCGCAGCATACTCCCGCTCCGGGAGACAAATCCTCATCGAGTATCAAGACTCCTACAGTGACCTTGACCACAGCTACACCTCCTCGTTCATCGGATGGTGGATCAGTGCTAGGCTCACCAAGCAGGGTTAGAGTTGCCCTGAGCCCTCAAGGGGGTCTATCCCCGATGCATAAGCCAAATATGGTGCCAGACCAACAACAGTCCTCGCCGCACAGACAGCCAATGAAGCAGCAGAAACAGGCTGGGGAGAATCTGATGGGGCAACAGCAGCAGAAGATGCAGCCGCCGCTGTCGCCTGCACACCAGCCACATTCCTCACCGTCCCGACACCCCGGGCGACACCCCGAACAGCAGCAGCACCACCAGCCGCATAATCACAACCAGCCGGGACCAGAGCACAACTTCTCAGGCGACAGGAACAGACGCCAGCAGCCGCAGTCCAGACCGAACAGTCACTCGCCGATTCCGCCCAATATGGCAGGGCACCGGGGCGTGTCTCCCCGCCCTATGGGACCCCCGTTCGGGGCAGGTGGCATGCCGAGGATGAATCCGGGTATGATGACGTCGCCGGCAGCTGCACAGGCTCAAGTACAAGCCCAGGCTGCTGCCCTGGCTCAGGCGACCCTGATTCGTGGAGCTCTTTTTCAGCAAGCTACAATGCCTTCACCTATGAGGGGAGGGAATCCTTTTCCACAGatgcaacaacagcagcagcaacaacaacaacaacaacagcagcaacaacaacaacaacag CAGACCCAACAGACTCGCCCCGGTGTGTCACCGCAATTAGCCTCCATGCAACTGATCTTGAACCAGATGAACGCCTTTCAAGGTGCATTAGCGGCAGGTATGCAGCAGAAACAGCAGcaccaacaacagcagcagcagcagcaacaacatcggCCTCCTCAAGCTGGCCAGCAGCAGTTCAACCAGCAAG ATATGTTCAAGCATTTGTCAGAAATGTCGGCGCCCCAGCACCAGTCCCAGCATCTGCACCAACAGCAGCAGCACCaccaacaacagcaacatcaacagcatATGCAGCAGTTCATGTCCCCTCAACCAACCAACTACCACATCAATGACAGTGGCATAGGAATGAACGGAAGCAGTCAGGAGTCCAGACACTCTCCGGTCAACCAGCTTGCCAAGTGGTTCGGAGCAGACGTCCTGAAGCAGCCAATGTCCCAGATGACCCCAGTGCTGCCCCAGGGGCAGAAGGTCATGTCGGTGGAAGAGTTGGAACGACAGCAGCAGGTCGTCGGCTAA